In Doryrhamphus excisus isolate RoL2022-K1 chromosome 7, RoL_Dexc_1.0, whole genome shotgun sequence, one genomic interval encodes:
- the si:dkeyp-38g8.5 gene encoding uncharacterized protein si:dkeyp-38g8.5, with the protein MEFQDHAYTNTTHDRANRADFVHKFNAKETEEFVKLRVSNNFLFSGKKNTALCAWRAIIRHMGLQDKITHRQASKKWENLRKKYKVLKDQDHRDKWPHFNLMNDAMEGRLGGSAPILGISPEDKGHFSSVSKVKKSRTSTRTSSPVKFQNGDAEIEVKLNGDEAEEEEEDDGMEGSTDFNSIHQDQDVERRSMEQEHLALQRDRALLDREIAILERDRALLERERLLIERETAALKQEKEIVEREKERLALDRRKVAVGGNPEASSQGTAEDDGSKDRRERFLRLLEKLIDSM; encoded by the exons ATGGAGTTCCAGGACCATGCTTATACGAATACAACACACGACAGAGCTAACCGTGCGGATTTTGTTCACAAAT TTAACGCAAAGGAAACCGAAGAATTTGTGAAGCTGAGGGTGTCAAATAATTTCCTCTTCTctggaaagaaaaacacagcCTTGTGTGCATGGAG GGCCATCATCAGGCATATGGGCTTGCAAGATAAGATTACCCACCGACAAGCCTCCAAAAAATGGGAAAACCTGcgtaaaaaatacaaagtacTCAAGGACCAAGACCATCGGGACAAATGGCCTCACTTCAACCTGATGAATGATGCCATGGAGGGCAGGCTGGGAGGCAGTGCCCCCATTTTGGGAATATCCCCTGAGGATAAAGGCCATTTCTCCTCTGTCTCTAAGGTCAAGAAAAGCAGGACAAGCACAAGGACGAGCTCTCCTGTTAAATTTCAGAATGGAGACGCGGAAATTGAGGTTAAGCTGAATGGGGACGAggctgaagaggaggaggaggatgacggGATGGAGGGCAGCACAGACTTCAACAGCATCCACCAAGACCAGGATGTGGAGAGGCGTTCCATGGAGCAGGAGCACCTGGCTCTGCAGCGAGACCGAGCCCTGTTGGACCGGGAGATCGCCATCCTGGAGCGGGACCGAGCCCTGCTGGAGCGCGAGAGGCTGCTGATCGAGAGGGAAACGGCAGCGCTGAAGCAGGAGAAGGAGATTGTGGAGAGAGAAAAGGAGCGGCTAGCCTTGGACCGACGGAAAGTCGCGGTGGGGGGTAACCCCGAGGCTTCCTCGCAGGGGACGGCGGAGGACGACGGCTCTAAGGACAGGAGGGAACGCTTCCTGCGGTTGTTAGAAAAACTTATTGACAGCATGTGA
- the epyc gene encoding epiphycan isoform X2, translated as MPQLIPQGSGGSGVLMGPDTQKEVELRLTPIDILPVSGDFGGSVGSGVSGASGVSGSGGSGDPLVSGASGGSGDIVFVSGASEEILSSSGESGQFLVSGDVDYLISGEVSGSGDLLISGDVSGSGDILISGDFSSSGDLLISGDLSGSGDLFISGMGSATSGASGDFTSGGSGIVMELGSGVSGFAPGGSGDQSGSGFSGDLLTSGASGGSGVSGDTDESGVSGITLLPGEEELPLLPTTIPQEASGASGEFPGVSGTSGDLGVSGDIEVSGASGTSGVSGSGDTEEPGITLIPDTEKEEGLLPTQETPQEGTGSVEETPGSGTPEPDEPEEPEIDRTGMPTCLLCTCLGGSVYCDDLKLDSVPPLPKDTTHFYARYNRITKINKSDFASMNKLKRIDLTANEITSVDNKAFMGLPELEELVIRENHISQLPALPETMTLIDASHNNIESKGIVKEAFKDMTGLLYLYLTDNNIDYIPVPLPDSLRSLHLQRNNIQSMHDDTFCNLHDFNYIRNSLEDIRLDGNPINLSRTPQAYICLPRIPVGDLI; from the exons ATGCCTCAGCTCATTCCTCAGGGCTCAGGAGGATCCGGAGTTCTGATGGGCCCGGACACACAGAAAG AGGTGGAGCTGCGTCTGACGCCCATTGACATCCTTCCTGTCTCCGGGGATTTTGGGGGCTCAGTGGGTTCTGGTGTCTCGGGAGCCTCGGGGGTTTCCGGGTCAGGAGGCTCAGGGGACCCGCTGGTCTCAGGCGCCTCCGGGGGCTCTGGAGATATAGTTTTCGTCTCTGGGGCTTCTGAGGAGATCCTGAGCAGCTCTGGAGAATCAGGGCAGTTCTTGGTATCCGGGGATGTGGACTACTTGATATCAGGGGAGGTCTCTGGATCAGGGGACCTCCTGATTTCTGGGGATGTCTCTGGCTCAGGGGATATCCTAATATCTGGGGATTTTTCCAGTTCTGGGGATCTCTTGATATCAGGAGATCTCTCCGGATCGGGAGATCTCTTCATATCTGGGATGGGGTCTGCAACTTCTGGAGCCTCCGGAGATTTCACCTCTGGGGGATCTGGAATTGTAATGGAACTGGGATCCGGGGTGTCCGGTTTTGCCCCTGGAGGGTCTGGTGACCAGTCTGGTTCTGGGTTCTCGGGAGATCTCCTGACCTCAGGTGCCTCGGGAGGCTCTGGGGTTTCTGGGGACACTGATGAGTCTGGGGTCTCAGGGATAACATTATTACCTGGAG AGGAGGAGCTGCCGCTCCTTCCTACAACTATCCCACAAGAGGCATCAGGTGCTTCTGGGGAATTCCCAGGAGTTTCAGGAACCTCAGGGGATCTGGGAGTCTCTGGAGACATAGAGGTCTCTGGAGCCTCTGGAACTTCCGGTGTCTCTGGCTCCGGAGACACCGAGGAGCCTGGTATAACTCTGATCCCTGACACTGAGAAAG AGGAGGGGCTGCTTCCCACACAAGAGACCCCTCAGGAGGGTACTGGTAGTGTCGAGGAGACACCGGGTTCTGGTACTCCAGAGCCGGATGAACCTGAAGAACCTGAAATTGACCGTACAG GTATGCCCACATGCTTGCTGTGCACATGCCTCGGCGGGTCGGTTTACTGCGACGACTTAAAACTGGACAGCGTTCCACCTCTGCCCAAGGACACCACCCACTTCTACGCCCGCTACAACCGaatcaccaaaatcaacaaGTCGGACTTTGCCTCCATGA ACAAGCTCAAGAGGATCGACCTGACAGCCAACGAGATCACGTCTGTTGACAACAAGGCGTTTATGGGTCTGCCCGAACTGGAGGAGCTGGTGATTCGGGAAAATCACATCTCGCAGCTGCCCGCCCTGCCGGAGACCATGACACTGATTGACGCCAGTCACAACAACATCGAGTCCAAGGGGATTGTCAAAGAGGCCTTTAAg GACATGACCGGActcctgtacctgtacctgacagacaacaatattgaTTACATCCCTGTTCCTCTGCCGGACAGTCTGAGATCTCTACATCTACAg CGTAACAACATCCAATCGATGCACGACGACACATTTTGCAACCTGCACGACTTTAACTACATCCGGAACTCACTGGAGGACATCCGTCTGGACGGCAACCCCATCAACCTGAGCCGAACCCCGCAGGCTTACATTTGCCTGCCCCGCATCCCCGTCGGGGACCTCATTTAA
- the epyc gene encoding epiphycan isoform X1, which translates to MKTFVRLVLGLVVLKAVLAGPRFSRQTDLDTYDNGNYDVDDLNSENQEYDYEDGLTIDDPEIEIGTLAPPDYNYPVPEASLEQEGQEEEEEEELPLMPQLIPQGSGGSGVLMGPDTQKEVELRLTPIDILPVSGDFGGSVGSGVSGASGVSGSGGSGDPLVSGASGGSGDIVFVSGASEEILSSSGESGQFLVSGDVDYLISGEVSGSGDLLISGDVSGSGDILISGDFSSSGDLLISGDLSGSGDLFISGMGSATSGASGDFTSGGSGIVMELGSGVSGFAPGGSGDQSGSGFSGDLLTSGASGGSGVSGDTDESGVSGITLLPGEEELPLLPTTIPQEASGASGEFPGVSGTSGDLGVSGDIEVSGASGTSGVSGSGDTEEPGITLIPDTEKEEGLLPTQETPQEGTGSVEETPGSGTPEPDEPEEPEIDRTGMPTCLLCTCLGGSVYCDDLKLDSVPPLPKDTTHFYARYNRITKINKSDFASMNKLKRIDLTANEITSVDNKAFMGLPELEELVIRENHISQLPALPETMTLIDASHNNIESKGIVKEAFKDMTGLLYLYLTDNNIDYIPVPLPDSLRSLHLQRNNIQSMHDDTFCNLHDFNYIRNSLEDIRLDGNPINLSRTPQAYICLPRIPVGDLI; encoded by the exons ATGAAGACGTTCGTGCGACTCGTGCTGGGACTCGTCGTCCTCAAAGCGGTGCTTGCCGGACCCCGGTTTTCCCGACAAACGGACTTGGACACGTACGACAACGGCAACTACGACGTGGATGATCTGAATTCGGAAAACCAGGAATACGACTATGAAGACGGGCTCACCATCGACGATCCTGAG ATAGAGATTGGCACACTGGCCCCGCCCGATTACAACTACCCTGTACCAGAGGCCTCCTTGGAGCAGGAGggccaagaggaggaggaggaagaggagctccCCCTGATGCCTCAGCTCATTCCTCAGGGCTCAGGAGGATCCGGAGTTCTGATGGGCCCGGACACACAGAAAG AGGTGGAGCTGCGTCTGACGCCCATTGACATCCTTCCTGTCTCCGGGGATTTTGGGGGCTCAGTGGGTTCTGGTGTCTCGGGAGCCTCGGGGGTTTCCGGGTCAGGAGGCTCAGGGGACCCGCTGGTCTCAGGCGCCTCCGGGGGCTCTGGAGATATAGTTTTCGTCTCTGGGGCTTCTGAGGAGATCCTGAGCAGCTCTGGAGAATCAGGGCAGTTCTTGGTATCCGGGGATGTGGACTACTTGATATCAGGGGAGGTCTCTGGATCAGGGGACCTCCTGATTTCTGGGGATGTCTCTGGCTCAGGGGATATCCTAATATCTGGGGATTTTTCCAGTTCTGGGGATCTCTTGATATCAGGAGATCTCTCCGGATCGGGAGATCTCTTCATATCTGGGATGGGGTCTGCAACTTCTGGAGCCTCCGGAGATTTCACCTCTGGGGGATCTGGAATTGTAATGGAACTGGGATCCGGGGTGTCCGGTTTTGCCCCTGGAGGGTCTGGTGACCAGTCTGGTTCTGGGTTCTCGGGAGATCTCCTGACCTCAGGTGCCTCGGGAGGCTCTGGGGTTTCTGGGGACACTGATGAGTCTGGGGTCTCAGGGATAACATTATTACCTGGAG AGGAGGAGCTGCCGCTCCTTCCTACAACTATCCCACAAGAGGCATCAGGTGCTTCTGGGGAATTCCCAGGAGTTTCAGGAACCTCAGGGGATCTGGGAGTCTCTGGAGACATAGAGGTCTCTGGAGCCTCTGGAACTTCCGGTGTCTCTGGCTCCGGAGACACCGAGGAGCCTGGTATAACTCTGATCCCTGACACTGAGAAAG AGGAGGGGCTGCTTCCCACACAAGAGACCCCTCAGGAGGGTACTGGTAGTGTCGAGGAGACACCGGGTTCTGGTACTCCAGAGCCGGATGAACCTGAAGAACCTGAAATTGACCGTACAG GTATGCCCACATGCTTGCTGTGCACATGCCTCGGCGGGTCGGTTTACTGCGACGACTTAAAACTGGACAGCGTTCCACCTCTGCCCAAGGACACCACCCACTTCTACGCCCGCTACAACCGaatcaccaaaatcaacaaGTCGGACTTTGCCTCCATGA ACAAGCTCAAGAGGATCGACCTGACAGCCAACGAGATCACGTCTGTTGACAACAAGGCGTTTATGGGTCTGCCCGAACTGGAGGAGCTGGTGATTCGGGAAAATCACATCTCGCAGCTGCCCGCCCTGCCGGAGACCATGACACTGATTGACGCCAGTCACAACAACATCGAGTCCAAGGGGATTGTCAAAGAGGCCTTTAAg GACATGACCGGActcctgtacctgtacctgacagacaacaatattgaTTACATCCCTGTTCCTCTGCCGGACAGTCTGAGATCTCTACATCTACAg CGTAACAACATCCAATCGATGCACGACGACACATTTTGCAACCTGCACGACTTTAACTACATCCGGAACTCACTGGAGGACATCCGTCTGGACGGCAACCCCATCAACCTGAGCCGAACCCCGCAGGCTTACATTTGCCTGCCCCGCATCCCCGTCGGGGACCTCATTTAA